The DNA window GCCGAGGCACGACTTACAAGGTTGACGAGCCAATTCTTAACATGGCCGCCGCATACGTGCAGAAGAACACTTCCGAGTTATCGCGCTGGGGATTGCAATTGACTGTGCAGGGTGGACAAGACTCCAGGGTGTTTGGATTCTCCGCAACCGCACCCAACCTTGCCGGGTCCGAGTGGCTGCGCCATTTTGGGCCAACCAACGTTTCCTACTTGGCACCAGTCGGTAAGGGACTGACGCTGCAAGGTGGAATTTTCAGCAGCTTTATCGGCTACGACTCGCTCTATGCCAAGGACAACTTCAATTACACACGCCCCTGGGGCGCAGACTTCACGCCCTATTTGATGTTGGGCGTCAACGCTCAATATCCGCTTACTAAAAAGCTAACAGCCGCCCTTTTTGTGATAAACGGCTATTGGCATTTGGCTGACGCCAACAGTGTTCCGAGTTCCGGCGGCCAAGTTGCGTTCAAACCCACTGAGCACACGACCTTTAAACAGACGGTGCTCTACGGGCCACACCAGTCGGATACATCACTTCAGTTCTGGCGGTTCTTGTCTGACAGTATCGCAGAGTGGAAGCACGACCCGGCTACGATTGCATTCGAATATCAGGTGTCAGAAGAAAGAGTTGCTACGGCTGGAAATCCGCGCGCCTTGTGGATGTCGGCGCAGTTGCCGGCGCACTGGAGTTTCAACAAGCACTGGAGCGCGACCGTGAGGCCTGAGGTTGCATGGGATCGCAACGGGCGCTGGACCGGATTCGCGCAGACGGTTAAAGCCTTCACCAGCACGCTGGAATACCGCATTCCATTCCGGCAAGCGAATGCCATCATACGATTGGAGCATCGGGTCGACGATTCCCGCGGGCCCGGCGGTGGCTTCTTCAACGATGGGGAAGTTCGTCCGGGCGTGGCTCGACTCACAGCAACGCAAAACCTTTTGATTTTGGGAGTGATTTTGACGTTCGATTCACAATTTCGTCCGTAGCTTTTTCGGAGGTTGTATGCAGGATTTTATTTTCGTCGCGGTGACGGTACTGTTTTTCGTCATGTCTATTGGCTACGTTCGCTTCTGCGAAAAAGAGAAGTGAGATCAAAACGCTATGCACCTGGAATCGGCAATCATGCTCACAGTAAGCGCTTTGATGATGGTGTACTTGCTATACGCGCTGCTTCGCCCGGAGAAATTCTGACATGACGGTGAATGGATGGCTGCAGATCGCTGTCTTTTTCGGGCTGGTTCTCGCGGTCACCAAACCCATAGGCATCTTCATGGCGCGCGTCTTCAGCCGCGAGAGGACGTTCATGGATCCGGTGCTGCGCCCCGTCGAGCGCCTGCTCTACCTCGTGACCGGAGCGGACGAAAACCATGAGATGCGCTGGACGGAGTACGCCGTTTCGATGCTGCTATTCAGCCTGGTGCCGATGCTGCTCCTGTACTTGATGGAACGTATACAGGGATTCCTGCCGTTCAATCCGCAAAAACTGGCGGCGGTCCCGCCCGCGCTGGCGTTCAATACGGCAGCGTCTTTTACCACCAATACCAACTGGCAGAATTATAGCGGCGAAACCACCATGAGCTATTTGACCCAAATGGCTGGCCTTGCCTACCACAACTTCATTTCTGCCGCCGTAGGTATCGTGCTGGCCATCGCTTTCATTCGAGGCATCGCGCGCCGCGAGAAGGAAACGATCGGCAACTTCTGGGTTGATCTGGTGCGCTGCACTTTGTGGGTTTTACTGCCGTTCTGCCTGGTTGGCTCGCTGCTCCTGGTCTCGCAGGGCGTGGTTCAAAATCTTAAGCCCTATGACACGGTGAAACTCGTCGAGCCCCAGCAGGTGCAGAAGACCGGCCCTGACGGCAAGCCGATGGTCGGTCCCGACGGCAAGCCAGTGATGGACACGGTCACGGAACAGGTGATCGCGCAGGGTCCCGTAGCTTCACAGGAAATTATCAAAGAGTGGGGCACGAACGGCGGCGGTTTTTTTAACGCCAACAGCGCTCACCCGTTCGAGAATCCGACACCATTGTCTAACCTCATTGAACTGTTCTCGATCTTCGCAGTTTCTTCCGGTTTGACGTACACACTCGGCCGCATGACGGGCTCACAAGCGCATGGCTGGGCAGTGTGGGCGGCCATGGCAGTTCTGTTTGTAGCCGGTGTGAGCACCACGTACTGGGCGGAAGCTCGCGGAAATCCGCTGCTGCCAAGCGGCGTTGACCAGCGTGTGAACGCTCTGCAACCGGGCGGAAATATGGAGGGCAAGGAAGTACGCTTCGGAATCGCCAATACAGCTTTGTGGGCCACTGTCACCACGGACGCAAGTTGCGGCGCCATCAACGGCTGGCACGATTCCTTCACGCCGCTCGGCGGGTTGGTGCCGCTGGTGAACATCATGCTCAGCGAGGTGATCTTCGGCGGAGTGGGCGCCGGGATGTACGGCATTCTTATTTATGTGGTGCTGGCGGTATTCATCGCCGGACTTATGGTGGGCCGCACGCCTGAGTATCTCGGAAAGAAGATTGAAGCCTACGACGTGAAGATGGCCATGCTTGTAGTTCTGGTGTTTCCGCTGGTGATCCTGGTTTTCACGGCGATTTCGGCAATTAAGCCGTTCGGCACTTCGAGCATTCTGAATCCCGGGCCGCACGGCTTGAGCGAGATCCTCTACTCCTTTACATCGCAAGCGGGAAACAACGGCTCTGCCTTCGCAGGACTGACCACGAACACGCTTTGGTACAACACCGCCGGTGGTTTAACAATGTTGATTGGGCGCTTCTTCATGATCATCCCCATGCTGGCAATTGCCGGCAATCTCGCTCGCAAGCGCTATGTGCCGCCATCGCTCGGCACTTTTCCCGTGACCACGCCGCTGTTCACCGTGCTCCTGGTCGGCGTGATCATCATTGTGGGCGCGCTGACTTTTTTCCCAGCCTTGAGCCTGGGACCGATTTTGGAACACCTGTTGATGATGGCTGGCAAGACGTTCTGAGAATTATTTATGGCGACCAAGAAAAAGGCTGTCTGGGAATGGAAGATCGTTCGTCGTGCCATATGGGACGCATTCCTGAAACTTAACCCGCGCAAGATGATGGGGAACCCTGTCATGTTCGTGGTGGAGATTGGCAGCGTAATCACAACTGTGTTGCTGGTCCGCGGCGGCACAGCCTTCAAGTTCAATCTGCAGATCACACTGTGGCTGTGGTTCACGGTGCTGTTCGCTAACTTCGCTGAGGCCATGGCGGAAGGCCGCGGCAAAGCCCAGGCGGACACCCTGCGCCGAGCACGCGCGGAGACGGTGGCGAATCGCATTCTGGTGAATGGCAAGAGCGAAAAAGTTCCCAGTTCACACCTGCGCGCTGGAGATACGGTCCTTGTCTCGGCAGGTGAATTCATCCCCTCGGATGGCGAGATCATCGAGGGCGTAGCTTCAGTTGACGAGTCTGCCATAACCGGCGAATCCGCGCCCGTCATTCGCGAGGCTGGCGGCGATCGCTCAGCAGTAACGGGTGGCACTCGGGTTCTTTCGGATCACATCAAAGTTAAGGTGACCTCCAATCCCGGCGAAACCTTTCTTGATCGAATGATCGCCCTGGTGGAAGGTGCGGAACGCCAAAAAACGCCCAATGAAATTGCTTTGAATATTCTGCTCGCCGGTTTGACCATCATCTTTTTGCTGGCGGTCGTGAGCCTGCAGCCTTTCGCCATCTACTCCGGTTCGCCGCAGAGCGTCTTCGTGCTGGTGTCGCTGCTGGTGTGTCTGATCCCGACCACCATAGGCGGCCTGCTCTCGGCCATCGGTATTGCCGGCATGGACCGGCTGATTCAGCACAACGTGCTCGCCATGTCGGGCCGCGCCGTGGAGGCGGCCGGCGACGTGAACACGCTCCTGCTGGACAAAACTGGCACCATCACCCTCGGCAATCGCCAGGCATCGCGCTTCATTCCGGCGCCAGGGGTCACGGAGCGAGAGTTGGCAGACGCCGCACAGCTTTCTTCATTGGCGGACGAGACCCCCGAAGGCCGTTCGATCGTGGTCCTCGCCAAAGAGATGTACGGCCTGCGTGGTCGCGAGCTGTCGTCTCGGGAGGCTCAGTTCGTGCCCTTCTCGGCGCAGACGCGCATGTCCGGTGTGAACCTCGATAGTTTCGAAATTCGCAAGGGTGCGACCGACGCAATAAGAAACTATGTCTGTCAAAACGGCGGCGATTTCCCGAGCCAGGTCCAGGAGCAAGTGGACCAAATCGCCCGTTTCGGCGGCACGCCGCTGGTAGTTGCCGAGAAAGGTCGCGGTGCACTTGGTGTCATTGAACTAAAGGACATTGTGAAGGGCGGAATGCGCGACCGCTTTGACCAGCTTCGTGCCATCGGTATTCGAACCGTGATGATTACCGGTGACAATCCGCTCACCGCTGCCGCCATTGCGCGTGAGGCTGGCGTGG is part of the Terriglobales bacterium genome and encodes:
- the kdpB gene encoding potassium-transporting ATPase subunit KdpB, with the protein product MATKKKAVWEWKIVRRAIWDAFLKLNPRKMMGNPVMFVVEIGSVITTVLLVRGGTAFKFNLQITLWLWFTVLFANFAEAMAEGRGKAQADTLRRARAETVANRILVNGKSEKVPSSHLRAGDTVLVSAGEFIPSDGEIIEGVASVDESAITGESAPVIREAGGDRSAVTGGTRVLSDHIKVKVTSNPGETFLDRMIALVEGAERQKTPNEIALNILLAGLTIIFLLAVVSLQPFAIYSGSPQSVFVLVSLLVCLIPTTIGGLLSAIGIAGMDRLIQHNVLAMSGRAVEAAGDVNTLLLDKTGTITLGNRQASRFIPAPGVTERELADAAQLSSLADETPEGRSIVVLAKEMYGLRGRELSSREAQFVPFSAQTRMSGVNLDSFEIRKGATDAIRNYVCQNGGDFPSQVQEQVDQIARFGGTPLVVAEKGRGALGVIELKDIVKGGMRDRFDQLRAIGIRTVMITGDNPLTAAAIAREAGVDDFLAQATPKDKMDLIKREQAGGKLVAMTGDGTNDAPALAQADVGVAMNTGTQAAKEAGNMVDLDSNPTKLIEVVEIGKQLLMTRGALTTFSIANDVAKYFAIIPAMFAGTFPVLNALNIMHLQTAQSAVLSAVIFNALIIIALIPLALRGVKYRPMGAAALLRRNLWLYGFGGIIIPFIGIKLLDVLIMHVGLA
- a CDS encoding outer membrane beta-barrel protein; the encoded protein is MTAAMFIRPSSRLRDRHLQLGICTIALLVTSLRAQSDTQANAPALPPWQYGGFVDSAYLLDFNYPSNHLFRSRGTTYKVDEPILNMAAAYVQKNTSELSRWGLQLTVQGGQDSRVFGFSATAPNLAGSEWLRHFGPTNVSYLAPVGKGLTLQGGIFSSFIGYDSLYAKDNFNYTRPWGADFTPYLMLGVNAQYPLTKKLTAALFVINGYWHLADANSVPSSGGQVAFKPTEHTTFKQTVLYGPHQSDTSLQFWRFLSDSIAEWKHDPATIAFEYQVSEERVATAGNPRALWMSAQLPAHWSFNKHWSATVRPEVAWDRNGRWTGFAQTVKAFTSTLEYRIPFRQANAIIRLEHRVDDSRGPGGGFFNDGEVRPGVARLTATQNLLILGVILTFDSQFRP
- the kdpA gene encoding potassium-transporting ATPase subunit KdpA → MTVNGWLQIAVFFGLVLAVTKPIGIFMARVFSRERTFMDPVLRPVERLLYLVTGADENHEMRWTEYAVSMLLFSLVPMLLLYLMERIQGFLPFNPQKLAAVPPALAFNTAASFTTNTNWQNYSGETTMSYLTQMAGLAYHNFISAAVGIVLAIAFIRGIARREKETIGNFWVDLVRCTLWVLLPFCLVGSLLLVSQGVVQNLKPYDTVKLVEPQQVQKTGPDGKPMVGPDGKPVMDTVTEQVIAQGPVASQEIIKEWGTNGGGFFNANSAHPFENPTPLSNLIELFSIFAVSSGLTYTLGRMTGSQAHGWAVWAAMAVLFVAGVSTTYWAEARGNPLLPSGVDQRVNALQPGGNMEGKEVRFGIANTALWATVTTDASCGAINGWHDSFTPLGGLVPLVNIMLSEVIFGGVGAGMYGILIYVVLAVFIAGLMVGRTPEYLGKKIEAYDVKMAMLVVLVFPLVILVFTAISAIKPFGTSSILNPGPHGLSEILYSFTSQAGNNGSAFAGLTTNTLWYNTAGGLTMLIGRFFMIIPMLAIAGNLARKRYVPPSLGTFPVTTPLFTVLLVGVIIIVGALTFFPALSLGPILEHLLMMAGKTF